In Amycolatopsis methanolica 239, a single genomic region encodes these proteins:
- a CDS encoding GNAT family N-acetyltransferase produces MTRSQLLVSTDSQDGQLPDGAARYSLLVAYDNDEVVAAQRLRYQVFAEEMGATLHSAPGVDADRFDEFCDHLVVRDDNTGEIVGTYRMLPPGRAERAGGLYAETEFDLSNLAGLRGSLVETGRSCVHPDHRTGAVVSLVWAGIGRYMLLSGHRYLGGCASVPLTDGGSYAAGVWDLLRAKHYAPESQRVTPLKPWQDADIARPARALLPPLIKGYTRLGAKVCGPPAHDPDFAVADFFTLLDLQQMDERYLKFFLGNQA; encoded by the coding sequence ATGACGCGGTCCCAGTTGCTCGTCAGCACCGACAGCCAGGACGGCCAGCTGCCAGATGGCGCTGCCCGCTACTCCCTCCTCGTCGCCTACGACAACGACGAAGTGGTTGCCGCCCAACGGCTCCGCTACCAGGTCTTCGCCGAGGAGATGGGGGCCACCCTGCACTCCGCGCCCGGCGTGGACGCTGACCGGTTCGACGAGTTCTGCGACCACCTCGTGGTGCGCGACGACAACACCGGCGAGATCGTCGGCACCTACCGGATGCTCCCGCCGGGACGCGCCGAGCGGGCCGGCGGACTGTACGCGGAAACCGAGTTCGACCTGTCCAACCTCGCCGGCCTGCGCGGCTCCCTGGTCGAGACCGGCCGCTCCTGCGTGCACCCCGACCACCGCACCGGCGCCGTGGTGAGCCTGGTGTGGGCCGGGATCGGGCGGTACATGCTGCTCTCCGGCCACCGCTACCTCGGCGGCTGCGCTTCGGTCCCGCTCACCGACGGCGGTTCCTATGCCGCGGGCGTGTGGGATCTCCTCCGCGCCAAGCACTACGCGCCCGAGTCTCAGCGCGTGACGCCGTTGAAACCATGGCAGGACGCGGACATCGCCCGCCCGGCCCGTGCGTTGCTGCCGCCGCTGATCAAGGGCTACACCCGCCTCGGCGCGAAGGTGTGCGGCCCGCCGGCGCACGACCCGGACTTCGCCGTCGCCGACTTCTTCACCCTGCTCGACCTGCAGCAGATGGACGAGCGCTACCTCAAGTTCTTCCTCGGGAACCAGGCATGA
- a CDS encoding DegV family protein: protein MPNHVAVVTDSTASLPEQLRKQWDITVIQLQLQVGDQVDEENRFDRGELTEALKSGQRVSTNPPDPGAFFWAYQDAAAAGASAIVSLHISERMSATLASAREAARQVQIPVYPLDSGTTGMSLGFAVLSAARAAAAGGRVERVIEAAQRRFATSSELLYVDTLEYLRRGGRIGSAAALLGTALSIKPLLTVREGEVAPLTRAAGSRRALAKLVDLAAARAGNMPTDLAISCFRPSERELMLVQQLRDRIPNVTELSIVEASTVIGAHVGPGALSITVSPG from the coding sequence GTGCCCAACCACGTCGCCGTAGTGACCGACTCGACCGCCTCCCTGCCGGAGCAACTGCGCAAGCAATGGGACATCACGGTCATCCAGCTGCAGCTGCAGGTGGGCGACCAGGTCGACGAGGAGAACCGGTTCGACCGCGGCGAGCTGACCGAGGCGCTGAAGTCCGGGCAGCGGGTGAGCACAAACCCGCCGGATCCCGGCGCCTTCTTCTGGGCCTACCAGGACGCCGCCGCGGCGGGCGCGAGCGCGATCGTGAGCCTGCACATCTCCGAGCGCATGTCGGCGACGCTGGCGTCCGCGCGCGAGGCGGCGCGGCAGGTGCAGATCCCGGTGTACCCGCTGGACAGCGGCACGACCGGGATGAGCCTCGGCTTCGCCGTGCTGTCCGCGGCCAGGGCCGCCGCGGCGGGCGGACGGGTCGAGCGGGTGATCGAGGCGGCGCAACGGCGGTTCGCCACCAGCAGCGAACTGCTCTACGTGGACACGCTGGAGTACCTGCGCCGCGGCGGCCGGATCGGCAGCGCGGCCGCGCTGCTGGGCACCGCGCTGTCGATCAAGCCGCTGCTCACCGTGCGCGAGGGCGAGGTGGCCCCGCTCACGCGGGCCGCCGGCAGCAGGCGGGCGCTCGCGAAGCTCGTCGACCTGGCCGCCGCACGGGCCGGCAATATGCCCACCGACCTGGCGATCTCCTGCTTCCGCCCCAGCGAGCGCGAGCTGATGCTGGTACAGCAGCTGCGCGACCGAATCCCGAACGTGACCGAGCTGAGCATCGTCGAGGCCAGCACGGTGATCGGCGCACACGTCGGCCCCGGTGCGCTGAGCATCACGGTCTCGCCCGGGTAG
- a CDS encoding mechanosensitive ion channel family protein: protein MSGSWLRIVVALGVAAVVFGLFLAVEYVLRRVLRRLGQRATVLGELAEHIHAPLRWFGAMVVLRITVLVALPTGSWRNVTSHVLTLALIGTGAWLLAGVLTAIEQTMLGRWRVDVADNRHARRMQTQIRLVRRVIVAAIAVIALGAMLMTFPGLRTAGTSLLASAGVIGAIAALAAQSLLGNVFAGLQIAFSDAIRLDDVVIVENEWGRVEDITLTYLVVHLWDDRRLVIPTAQFMSQPFENWTRRDAALLGTVELDVDWTLPVDEMRDELRRILESTDLWDGRVSVLQVTDATHTLVRVRALVSAVDAGTLWDLRCLVREQLVQWVRGKHPYAVPRLRAEQVPSTPVRRVEDSAPDHDARVFGDSVDGLVREHAFNGPRKA, encoded by the coding sequence ATGTCCGGCAGCTGGTTGCGGATCGTGGTGGCTCTCGGCGTGGCGGCCGTGGTGTTCGGCCTGTTCCTGGCCGTGGAGTACGTGCTGCGGCGGGTCCTGCGACGGCTCGGTCAGCGCGCGACCGTGCTCGGCGAGCTCGCCGAGCACATCCACGCGCCGCTGCGGTGGTTCGGCGCGATGGTGGTCCTGCGCATCACCGTGCTCGTCGCGTTGCCCACCGGGTCCTGGCGCAACGTCACCTCGCACGTGCTGACGCTGGCGCTGATCGGCACCGGCGCGTGGCTGCTCGCCGGCGTGCTGACCGCGATCGAGCAGACGATGCTCGGCCGGTGGCGCGTCGACGTCGCCGACAACCGGCACGCGCGGCGCATGCAGACGCAGATCCGGCTGGTGCGGCGGGTGATCGTCGCCGCGATCGCGGTGATCGCGCTCGGTGCGATGCTGATGACGTTCCCCGGGCTGCGCACGGCGGGCACCAGCCTGCTGGCCTCCGCCGGTGTCATCGGCGCGATCGCCGCGCTGGCCGCGCAGTCGCTGCTGGGCAACGTGTTCGCCGGGCTGCAGATCGCGTTCAGCGACGCCATCCGGCTGGACGACGTCGTGATCGTGGAGAACGAGTGGGGCCGCGTCGAGGACATCACGCTGACCTACCTGGTGGTGCACCTGTGGGACGACCGGCGGCTGGTCATCCCGACCGCGCAGTTCATGTCCCAACCGTTCGAGAACTGGACCCGCCGCGACGCCGCGCTGCTCGGAACGGTGGAGCTGGACGTCGACTGGACGTTGCCGGTCGACGAGATGCGCGACGAGCTGCGGCGGATCCTGGAGTCGACCGACCTGTGGGACGGCCGGGTGAGCGTGCTGCAGGTGACCGACGCGACGCACACCCTGGTACGGGTGCGGGCCCTGGTGAGCGCGGTGGACGCCGGCACGCTGTGGGACCTGCGCTGCCTGGTGCGCGAACAGCTGGTGCAGTGGGTCCGGGGCAAGCACCCCTACGCCGTGCCGCGGCTGCGCGCCGAGCAGGTGCCGAGCACTCCCGTCAGGCGCGTGGAGGACAGCGCGCCCGATCACGACGCCCGCGTCTTCGGCGACAGCGTGGACGGCCTGGTGCGCGAGCACGCCTTCAACGGGCCGCGGAAGGCTTGA
- a CDS encoding electron transfer flavoprotein subunit alpha/FixB family protein, giving the protein MAEVLVLVDHLNGELKKTTFEALTAARELGEPSAVVVGAPGTAGKFKEQLGAYGAQKVYVAESEDAANYLVTPKVDALAKLVEQASPAAVIVTASAEGKEVSGRLAIRVGGGLIYDAVGVNSDGTVEQSIFGGAYSVKSKAQGLPIISVRPGAVEASQAEGAAAEESVELPAVDAAKSAKITGVEPVVGGDRPELTEATIVVSGGRGVGSAEKFEVVEKLADSLGAAVGASRAAVDSGYYPAQFQVGQTGKTVSPQLYVALGISGAIQHRAGMQTSKTIVAVNKDPEAPIFEIADFGVVGDLFNVAPQLTEEVTKRKG; this is encoded by the coding sequence ATGGCTGAAGTTCTGGTTCTCGTCGACCACCTCAACGGCGAGCTGAAGAAGACCACGTTCGAAGCGCTGACCGCCGCGCGCGAGCTGGGCGAGCCGTCGGCCGTCGTCGTCGGCGCCCCGGGCACCGCCGGCAAGTTCAAGGAGCAGCTGGGCGCCTACGGCGCGCAGAAGGTGTACGTGGCCGAGTCCGAGGACGCCGCGAACTACCTGGTGACCCCGAAGGTCGACGCTCTGGCCAAGCTGGTCGAGCAGGCCTCCCCGGCGGCGGTGATCGTCACCGCGTCCGCCGAGGGCAAGGAGGTATCCGGCCGTCTGGCGATCCGCGTCGGCGGCGGCCTGATCTACGACGCCGTGGGTGTCAACTCCGACGGCACCGTGGAGCAGTCCATTTTCGGTGGCGCGTACTCGGTGAAGTCCAAGGCCCAGGGCCTGCCGATCATCTCGGTGCGCCCGGGTGCGGTCGAGGCTTCGCAGGCCGAGGGTGCGGCGGCCGAGGAGTCCGTCGAGCTGCCCGCGGTCGACGCCGCCAAGTCCGCGAAGATCACCGGTGTCGAGCCGGTCGTCGGCGGTGACCGCCCCGAGCTGACCGAGGCCACGATTGTGGTGTCCGGTGGCCGCGGTGTCGGTTCGGCCGAGAAGTTCGAGGTCGTGGAGAAGCTGGCCGACTCGCTCGGCGCGGCTGTCGGCGCGTCGCGTGCCGCGGTCGACTCTGGCTACTACCCGGCGCAGTTCCAGGTGGGGCAGACCGGTAAGACGGTGTCGCCGCAGCTGTACGTCGCGCTCGGCATTTCCGGTGCGATCCAGCACCGCGCCGGCATGCAGACCTCGAAGACCATCGTCGCGGTCAACAAGGACCCGGAGGCGCCGATCTTCGAGATCGCCGACTTCGGTGTGGTCGGCGACCTGTTCAACGTCGCGCCGCAGCTGACCGAAGAGGTCACCAAGCGCAAGGGCTGA
- a CDS encoding lysophospholipid acyltransferase family protein — protein MSHPWMPASPCGDGCLTPGAPSVGGVRRALRFTAALGVVLLAFGALPAMFVPRCRDSVVCLVFRGVLRAFGVRLVVRGEPLDGGGRGALVVNNHISWLDIVAVNAVRPMRALAKREIAGWPVLGTLVARGGSIFLDRERLSTLPSTIDELAAALRAGSLVNVTPEGTTWCGLASGRFRPATFQAAIDAGVPVRPLALRYRMADGRETTQPAFIGPESLIDSLKRVAALRGLVLEVTVCGEIAPGRAADRRELAALAEASVQAALGNVALPSQRAVGARRYARI, from the coding sequence ATGAGCCACCCCTGGATGCCCGCTTCGCCGTGCGGCGACGGGTGCCTGACACCGGGCGCGCCATCGGTCGGCGGGGTGCGGCGGGCGCTGCGGTTCACCGCCGCTCTCGGCGTGGTGTTGCTGGCTTTCGGTGCCCTGCCTGCGATGTTCGTGCCGCGGTGCCGGGATTCGGTGGTGTGCCTGGTGTTCCGCGGCGTGCTGCGGGCGTTCGGCGTGCGGCTGGTGGTCCGGGGCGAGCCGCTGGACGGCGGGGGCCGCGGAGCGCTGGTGGTGAACAACCACATCTCGTGGCTGGACATCGTGGCGGTCAACGCGGTGCGCCCGATGCGTGCGCTGGCGAAGCGGGAGATCGCGGGCTGGCCGGTGCTGGGCACGCTCGTCGCGCGCGGCGGCAGCATCTTCCTGGACCGCGAACGGCTGTCGACGCTGCCGTCCACAATCGACGAACTCGCCGCGGCGCTGCGGGCGGGTTCGCTGGTGAACGTCACGCCCGAGGGCACGACTTGGTGCGGGCTGGCGTCCGGCCGGTTCCGCCCGGCGACCTTCCAGGCCGCGATCGACGCCGGCGTCCCGGTGCGGCCGCTCGCACTGCGGTACCGGATGGCTGACGGCCGCGAGACGACGCAGCCCGCGTTCATCGGGCCGGAGTCGCTGATCGATTCGCTGAAACGGGTCGCGGCGCTGCGCGGGCTGGTGCTCGAGGTGACCGTGTGCGGGGAGATCGCGCCGGGGCGTGCCGCGGATCGGCGGGAGCTGGCTGCGCTGGCCGAGGCGTCGGTGCAGGCTGCGTTGGGGAATGTGGCCTTGCCTTCGCAGCGGGCGGTTGGGGCGAGGCGCTACGCGCGTATCTGA
- a CDS encoding MFS transporter, with the protein MIVEARARGVLWTAEHRTTTVASLLVVTLIAFESMGVATAMPTMVADLAGQRLYSWPFTAFLVASVVATVLSGRVCDRRGPAVPMVAGPGLFLAGLVVAGTATDMGFLLAGRILQGLGSGTVLVAVSLLIALVYTDRERPVMYAANAAAWVLPAVVGPTVAGLITEHLGWRWVFLGLVPLALAGLLMLIPVARRLTHTAGAEQRRAGVVVAFAAAAGVAALTWAAQHPSPAALGYGAAGLLALAIAVRRLVPPGTVTARPGLPTVVASRALLGGAFAGMEAYLPLAMTTVHGYSPALAGLPLTASALTWSAASAVQGRHPDWSREKLLRAGFGMVAVAVLLFGFVAQPWFPGWLAFVACLAGGAGMGIAYPSISLLLLRFSPEHERGFNTSAMQLGDWVTSALTVGFGGVLLGLLASAAEPAPALGVLALTLAALATVGVVITRRWPTRE; encoded by the coding sequence ATGATCGTCGAAGCCCGGGCTCGGGGCGTGTTGTGGACGGCCGAGCACCGGACGACCACCGTGGCCAGCCTGCTCGTCGTCACCCTGATCGCGTTCGAGAGCATGGGCGTCGCCACCGCGATGCCCACCATGGTCGCCGACCTGGCGGGGCAGCGCCTCTACTCCTGGCCGTTCACCGCGTTCCTGGTCGCCAGCGTCGTCGCGACCGTGTTGTCCGGGCGGGTCTGCGACCGCCGCGGGCCCGCCGTTCCGATGGTCGCCGGGCCCGGACTGTTCCTCGCCGGGCTGGTCGTCGCCGGAACCGCCACGGACATGGGCTTCCTGCTCGCCGGCCGAATCCTCCAGGGGCTCGGCTCGGGCACCGTGCTGGTCGCCGTCTCGCTGCTGATCGCGCTCGTCTACACCGACCGGGAACGGCCCGTCATGTACGCGGCCAACGCCGCCGCCTGGGTGTTGCCGGCCGTCGTCGGGCCGACCGTCGCCGGCCTCATCACCGAGCACCTCGGCTGGCGCTGGGTGTTCCTCGGCCTCGTGCCGCTGGCCCTGGCCGGCCTGCTGATGCTGATCCCGGTCGCGCGACGGCTCACCCACACCGCGGGCGCCGAACAACGTCGCGCCGGGGTCGTGGTGGCCTTCGCCGCCGCGGCCGGGGTCGCCGCGCTGACCTGGGCCGCCCAGCATCCCAGCCCGGCCGCGCTCGGCTACGGCGCGGCCGGCCTCCTCGCGCTCGCCATCGCCGTCCGCCGCCTCGTGCCGCCGGGGACGGTCACGGCGCGGCCCGGCCTGCCGACGGTCGTCGCCTCCCGCGCGCTGCTCGGCGGCGCCTTCGCCGGGATGGAGGCGTACCTCCCGCTGGCCATGACCACCGTCCACGGCTACAGCCCGGCGCTGGCCGGGCTCCCGCTGACCGCCTCCGCGCTCACCTGGTCCGCGGCCTCCGCCGTGCAGGGCCGCCACCCGGACTGGTCCCGCGAGAAGCTGCTGCGCGCCGGGTTCGGGATGGTCGCCGTGGCCGTGCTGCTGTTCGGGTTCGTCGCGCAGCCGTGGTTCCCCGGCTGGCTGGCGTTCGTCGCCTGCCTGGCCGGCGGGGCGGGCATGGGCATCGCCTACCCGTCGATCTCCCTGTTGTTGCTGCGGTTCTCACCCGAGCACGAGCGCGGGTTCAACACCTCGGCCATGCAGCTGGGCGACTGGGTCACCTCGGCGCTCACGGTCGGCTTCGGCGGGGTCCTGCTCGGCCTGCTCGCCTCGGCAGCCGAACCCGCTCCGGCCCTGGGTGTGCTCGCGCTCACGCTCGCCGCGCTCGCCACGGTGGGCGTCGTCATCACCCGGCGGTGGCCCACACGCGAGTGA
- a CDS encoding ATP-binding protein: protein MHTATSVRDDQHIQPDLRRFAAVPFDSRPVATATEADLDVRLFRTTYLPSFVASEALEENSRPVEKDLAWLRLTTPGGVPTALGVLTIGRDPSAHVPGAYVQFVRYQGLDPDAPVADQQELRGNLVETAVRLSALLSGHLRTRLADGEGFREEQLPDYPLEALRETCMNAVMHRNYETSHAPVRISWFDDRIEVTNPGGPYGQVRPDNFDRVHDYRNPNLARAMKALGYVNRFGRGIFRIRSAMAKAGNPVPEFRVDASSWSVVLRKWP, encoded by the coding sequence GTGCACACGGCTACGAGCGTCCGGGACGACCAGCACATCCAGCCCGACCTCCGCCGCTTCGCCGCGGTGCCCTTCGACAGCAGACCGGTGGCGACCGCGACCGAGGCCGACCTGGACGTGCGCCTGTTCCGCACCACCTACCTGCCGTCGTTCGTGGCGAGCGAGGCACTGGAGGAAAATTCCCGTCCGGTCGAGAAGGACCTCGCGTGGCTGCGGCTGACGACGCCGGGCGGCGTGCCGACCGCGCTCGGGGTGCTGACGATCGGACGCGACCCGAGCGCGCACGTGCCCGGCGCCTACGTCCAGTTCGTCCGCTACCAGGGCCTCGACCCGGACGCGCCGGTCGCCGACCAGCAGGAACTGCGCGGCAACCTGGTGGAGACCGCGGTGCGGCTGAGCGCGCTGCTCAGCGGCCACCTGCGGACGCGGCTGGCCGACGGCGAGGGCTTCCGCGAGGAGCAGCTGCCGGACTACCCGCTGGAGGCCCTGCGGGAGACGTGCATGAACGCGGTGATGCACCGCAACTACGAGACCTCGCACGCGCCGGTGCGGATCAGCTGGTTCGACGACCGCATCGAGGTGACCAACCCGGGCGGCCCGTACGGGCAGGTCCGGCCGGACAACTTCGACCGCGTGCACGACTACCGCAACCCGAACCTGGCGCGTGCGATGAAGGCGCTGGGCTACGTCAACCGCTTCGGCCGCGGCATCTTCCGGATCCGCTCGGCGATGGCGAAGGCGGGCAACCCGGTGCCCGAGTTCCGCGTCGACGCCTCGTCGTGGTCGGTCGTGCTGCGGAAGTGGCCCTGA
- a CDS encoding electron transfer flavoprotein subunit beta/FixA family protein: protein MTNIVVLVKQVPDTYSERKLSDGDHTLDRESADAVLDEINEKAVEEALKIKEAGEGEVTVISVGPERATDAIRKALSMGADKAIHVSDEALHGSDAVATAKVLAAAVGKVEGFDLVIAGNEASDGRAGAVPAMLAELLGLPQLTQVRSLTVEGTTVKADRETDDGLTHLEASLPALVSVTEKINEPRYPSFKGIMAAKKKPVETLTIADLGVDAGAVGLGSALSTVVEAAPKPPRTAGERVEDEGDGGSKIAEYLVGQKII, encoded by the coding sequence ATGACGAACATTGTTGTCCTGGTCAAGCAGGTGCCGGACACCTATTCGGAGCGCAAGCTCTCCGATGGTGACCACACGCTCGACCGCGAGTCCGCCGACGCCGTTCTCGACGAGATCAACGAGAAGGCGGTCGAAGAAGCGCTGAAGATCAAGGAAGCCGGCGAGGGCGAGGTCACCGTGATCTCGGTGGGCCCGGAGCGCGCGACCGACGCCATCCGCAAGGCCCTCTCGATGGGCGCGGACAAGGCCATCCACGTCTCGGACGAGGCCCTGCACGGCTCCGACGCCGTGGCCACCGCCAAGGTGCTCGCCGCCGCCGTCGGCAAGGTCGAGGGCTTCGACCTGGTCATCGCGGGCAACGAGGCTTCGGACGGCCGCGCCGGCGCCGTTCCCGCGATGCTGGCCGAGCTCCTCGGGCTGCCGCAGCTGACCCAGGTCCGGTCGCTGACCGTCGAGGGCACCACCGTCAAGGCCGACCGGGAGACCGACGACGGCCTGACCCACCTCGAGGCGAGCCTGCCCGCGCTGGTGAGCGTCACCGAGAAGATCAACGAGCCGCGTTACCCGTCCTTCAAGGGCATCATGGCCGCGAAGAAGAAGCCGGTGGAGACGCTGACGATCGCCGACCTGGGCGTCGACGCGGGCGCCGTCGGCCTCGGCAGCGCGCTGTCCACTGTGGTCGAAGCGGCCCCGAAGCCCCCGCGCACCGCGGGTGAGCGCGTCGAGGACGAGGGTGACGGCGGCAGCAAGATCGCCGAGTACCTGGTCGGCCAGAAGATCATCTGA